One Comamonas endophytica DNA window includes the following coding sequences:
- a CDS encoding LysR family transcriptional regulator, with protein MLKLTLEAIEIIDAIARHGSFAAAAERLYKVPSTISYAVAKLEDQLGLALFVRSGPRVTLTPAGQEMLKEGRWLLTAAQQLESRMRQIATGFESELRLVHDSLIPTSAFNPDICAFEELNCGTRLRIGTEVMTGTWEMLREGRADLIVAAGEGPPGGGYKAVSVGSLEFIFCVTATHPLAQIKRPLARDDLLRHTAIVVGDSARSSASRTVGLMLGQRRITVPDMQAKIAAQCAGLGHGYLPRACVLGELEQGVLVELQLEQPRPPEGFWLAWNPERMGEALKWWVQRLDRPLLPGILPC; from the coding sequence ATGCTCAAATTGACCCTCGAAGCCATAGAGATCATCGACGCCATTGCGCGCCACGGCTCCTTTGCCGCGGCCGCGGAGCGCTTGTACAAGGTACCGTCCACCATCTCCTACGCGGTCGCCAAGCTGGAGGATCAGCTCGGGCTGGCGCTGTTCGTGCGCAGCGGCCCGCGCGTCACGCTCACTCCGGCCGGCCAGGAAATGCTCAAGGAAGGGCGCTGGCTGCTGACCGCGGCGCAGCAGCTGGAGTCGCGCATGCGGCAGATCGCCACCGGCTTCGAGTCGGAGCTGCGGCTGGTGCATGACTCGCTGATTCCCACCAGCGCCTTCAACCCCGACATCTGCGCCTTCGAGGAGCTGAACTGCGGCACGCGCCTGCGCATAGGCACCGAGGTGATGACGGGCACGTGGGAAATGCTGCGCGAGGGCCGCGCCGACCTGATCGTTGCCGCGGGCGAGGGGCCGCCCGGGGGCGGCTACAAGGCGGTGTCGGTGGGCAGCCTGGAATTCATTTTCTGTGTCACCGCCACGCACCCGCTGGCGCAGATCAAGCGCCCGCTGGCGCGCGACGATCTGCTTCGGCACACGGCCATCGTCGTCGGCGATAGCGCGCGCTCCTCGGCCAGCCGCACGGTGGGGTTGATGCTGGGCCAGCGGCGCATCACGGTGCCCGACATGCAGGCCAAGATCGCGGCGCAGTGCGCGGGCCTGGGCCATGGCTACCTGCCGCGCGCCTGCGTGCTGGGCGAACTCGAACAGGGCGTGCTGGTCGAGCTGCAGCTGGAGCAGCCGCGTCCGCCCGAGGGCTTCTGGCTGGCCTGGAACCCCGAGCGCATGGGCGAGGCGCTCAAGTGGTGGGTGCAGCGGCTCGATCGCCCGCTGCTGCCCGGCATTCTTCCCTGTTAG
- a CDS encoding pirin family protein, whose translation MIDIRKSDDRGRANHGWLQSRHTFSFSSYRDLRQQGFSDLLVINDDHVAPAKGFGTHGHRDMEIFSYVLEGELAHKDSMGTGSVIVPGDVQMMSAGSGVQHSEFNHSAEQPVHFLQIWIVPNERGAEPRYQQVRFEEADKRGQLRLIIAPNGENGALAVRQDARVYAGLFDGDEAATLDVGANRNVYVHVARGSLEVNGERLSEGDGARIRNAPALRFGKGENAEVLVFDLRPNELPTM comes from the coding sequence ATGATCGACATCCGCAAATCCGACGACCGGGGCCGCGCAAATCACGGCTGGCTGCAATCGCGCCATACCTTCTCCTTCAGCAGTTACCGCGATCTGCGCCAGCAGGGTTTCTCCGACCTGCTGGTGATCAACGACGACCACGTGGCCCCGGCCAAGGGTTTCGGCACGCACGGCCACCGCGACATGGAGATCTTCTCCTATGTGCTCGAAGGCGAGCTGGCGCACAAGGACTCGATGGGCACCGGCTCGGTGATCGTTCCCGGCGACGTGCAGATGATGAGCGCCGGCAGCGGCGTGCAGCACAGCGAGTTCAACCACTCTGCCGAGCAGCCGGTGCACTTCCTGCAGATCTGGATCGTGCCCAACGAGCGCGGCGCCGAGCCCCGCTACCAGCAGGTGCGCTTCGAGGAAGCCGACAAGCGCGGCCAGCTGCGCCTGATCATCGCGCCCAACGGCGAAAACGGCGCGCTGGCGGTGCGCCAGGATGCGCGGGTCTATGCCGGCCTGTTCGACGGCGACGAAGCCGCCACGCTCGATGTGGGCGCCAACCGCAATGTGTATGTGCATGTGGCGCGCGGCAGCCTGGAAGTCAACGGCGAGCGCCTGTCCGAAGGCGACGGCGCACGGATCCGCAACGCCCCGGCGCTGCGCTTCGGCAAGGGCGAGAACGCCGAGGTGCTGGTGTTCGACCTGCGCCCCAACGAGCTGCCCACGATGTGA
- a CDS encoding hydrolase: MTNAHIAQPVAYAKPGATLLNSQDHTLVMIDFQSQMAFATHSIDATTLRNNAALVSHAAAGFGVSTILTTVAEKSFSGPMFDEVTAPFPGQALLDRTSMNTWEDGAVIRRVNEIGKPRIVLAGLWTSVCIVGPALSALDQGFEVYVIADACGDISTEAHERAMDRMVQAGARPITALQYLLELQRDWARGETYELTTGIAKKFGGAYGIGINYAKSMFNAHEG, from the coding sequence ATGACCAACGCCCACATCGCCCAGCCCGTTGCCTACGCCAAGCCCGGCGCCACGCTGCTCAATTCCCAGGACCACACCCTGGTGATGATCGACTTCCAGTCGCAGATGGCCTTTGCCACGCATTCCATCGATGCCACCACGCTGCGCAACAACGCGGCGCTGGTGTCCCATGCGGCGGCAGGCTTCGGTGTCTCCACCATCCTGACCACCGTCGCGGAGAAAAGCTTCAGTGGCCCGATGTTCGATGAAGTCACGGCGCCCTTCCCCGGCCAGGCCCTGCTCGACCGCACCTCGATGAACACCTGGGAGGACGGGGCCGTCATCCGCCGCGTCAACGAGATCGGCAAGCCGCGCATCGTGCTGGCCGGGCTGTGGACCAGCGTCTGCATCGTCGGCCCCGCGCTGTCGGCGCTGGACCAGGGTTTCGAGGTCTATGTCATTGCCGATGCCTGCGGCGATATCTCCACCGAGGCCCACGAGCGCGCCATGGACCGCATGGTGCAGGCCGGCGCCCGCCCGATCACCGCGCTGCAATACCTGCTCGAGCTGCAGCGCGACTGGGCGCGCGGCGAGACCTATGAGTTGACGACCGGCATCGCCAAGAAGTTTGGCGGCGCATATGGCATCGGCATCAACTACGCGAAAAGCATGTTCAACGCCCACGAAGGCTGA
- a CDS encoding amidohydrolase → MPTPATPDLVLFNGRFTTLDRANPTAQAVAIAGGRFLHVGSNQEVLALAAAGTRRIDLQGRSALPGLIDNHLHIIRGGLNFNMELRWDGVRSLADAMAMLRAQVDITPAPQWVRVVGGFTEHQFVEKRLPTLEELNAAAPDTPVFILHLYDRALLNGAALRAVGYTRDTPAPHGGEILRDSSGNPTGLLLAKPNAAILYATLALGPKLPREYQLNSTRHFMRELNRLGVTGAIDAGGGFQNYPDDYNVIEELAEADQLTIRLAYNLFTQKPKQEKEDFLNWTATSQYKQGTDYFRHNGAGEMLVFSAADFEDFRQPRPELEAGMEGDLEEVVRILAQNRWPWRMHATYDETISRALDVFEKVNQDTPLAGLNWFFDHAETISERSIERVAALGGGVAVQHRMAYQGEYFVEQYGARAAEATPPVKRMLEMGVKTSAGTDATRVASYNPWVSLSWLVTGRTVGGLQLTPQRNCLDREQALRMWTENVTWFSNEEGKKGRIEAGQLADLVVPDRDFFACPESEIADTSALLTMVGGKVVYGAGDFAQFDEAQLPPAMPDWSPVRRYGGYGAWGAKDNGPLQQLARQAAAACACANACNVHGHAHGGAWNAQLPTSDAKSFWGALGCACWAV, encoded by the coding sequence ATGCCCACGCCCGCCACGCCCGATCTGGTTCTTTTCAACGGCCGCTTCACCACGCTGGACCGCGCCAACCCCACCGCCCAGGCCGTTGCCATTGCCGGCGGCCGCTTCCTCCACGTCGGCAGCAACCAGGAGGTGCTGGCGCTGGCCGCTGCCGGCACGCGCCGCATCGACCTGCAGGGCCGCAGCGCGCTGCCCGGGTTGATCGACAACCACCTGCATATCATCCGCGGCGGGCTGAACTTCAATATGGAGCTGCGCTGGGACGGCGTGCGCAGCCTGGCGGACGCGATGGCCATGCTGCGCGCCCAGGTTGACATCACTCCCGCGCCGCAGTGGGTGCGCGTGGTCGGCGGCTTCACAGAACATCAATTCGTGGAGAAACGCCTGCCGACGCTGGAGGAGCTCAATGCCGCGGCGCCCGACACGCCAGTCTTCATCCTGCATCTCTATGACCGCGCACTGCTCAACGGCGCCGCGCTGCGCGCCGTGGGCTACACCCGGGACACCCCCGCGCCGCACGGCGGCGAGATCCTGCGCGACAGCTCCGGCAACCCGACCGGGCTGCTGCTGGCCAAGCCCAATGCCGCCATCCTGTATGCCACGCTGGCGCTCGGCCCGAAGCTGCCGCGCGAATACCAGCTCAACTCCACGCGCCACTTCATGCGCGAACTCAACCGACTGGGCGTCACGGGCGCGATCGATGCGGGCGGCGGCTTCCAGAATTATCCCGACGACTACAACGTCATCGAGGAGCTGGCCGAAGCCGACCAGTTGACCATTCGCCTGGCCTACAACCTGTTCACGCAAAAACCCAAGCAGGAAAAGGAAGACTTCCTGAACTGGACCGCGACCTCGCAATACAAGCAGGGCACCGACTACTTCCGCCACAACGGCGCAGGCGAGATGCTGGTGTTCTCGGCGGCCGACTTCGAGGACTTCCGCCAGCCGCGCCCCGAACTCGAGGCCGGCATGGAAGGTGATCTGGAGGAAGTCGTGCGCATCCTGGCGCAGAACCGCTGGCCCTGGCGCATGCATGCGACCTATGACGAGACCATCAGCCGCGCGCTGGATGTGTTCGAGAAGGTGAACCAGGACACGCCGCTGGCCGGCCTGAACTGGTTCTTCGACCATGCCGAAACCATTTCCGAGCGTTCGATCGAGCGGGTCGCGGCGCTGGGCGGCGGCGTGGCGGTGCAGCACCGCATGGCCTACCAGGGCGAATATTTCGTCGAGCAATATGGCGCGCGCGCCGCCGAGGCCACGCCGCCGGTCAAGCGCATGCTGGAGATGGGCGTGAAGACCTCGGCCGGCACCGATGCCACACGCGTTGCCAGCTACAACCCCTGGGTGTCGCTGTCGTGGCTGGTCACGGGCCGCACCGTTGGCGGCCTGCAGCTGACGCCGCAGCGCAATTGCCTGGACCGCGAGCAGGCGCTGCGCATGTGGACCGAGAACGTCACCTGGTTCTCCAACGAGGAAGGCAAGAAGGGCCGCATCGAGGCGGGACAGCTGGCCGATTTGGTGGTGCCCGACCGCGACTTCTTTGCCTGCCCGGAATCCGAGATTGCCGACACTTCGGCGCTGCTCACCATGGTCGGTGGCAAGGTGGTCTATGGCGCGGGCGACTTCGCGCAGTTCGACGAGGCGCAGCTGCCGCCCGCCATGCCCGACTGGTCGCCGGTGCGCCGCTATGGCGGCTATGGCGCCTGGGGTGCCAAGGACAATGGCCCGCTGCAGCAGCTCGCGCGCCAGGCCGCGGCGGCGTGTGCCTGCGCGAATGCCTGCAATGTGCACGGCCATGCGCATGGTGGCGCGTGGAATGCACAGCTGCCCACCTCCGACGCCAAGAGTTTCTGGGGCGCACTGGGCTGTGCCTGCTGGGCGGTATGA